A genomic stretch from Oryzias latipes chromosome 24, ASM223467v1 includes:
- the atraid gene encoding all-trans retinoic acid-induced differentiation factor isoform X1 produces the protein MNMNAVYSWAEIIAIVLLFNVCFSTSYRRTETQPQVCALCGGSVNNTAVDLFCSSSAGRIKGRCCLKNNSISDPERIIGLDLSNCSLTHVDNLQGVSTVVMIDFSINPIVNISDTVFEGFGDLNFMILPPHVACPGGNTSWEKVELKEGKRLCEGQKNMCNQTGHLSVYCPENSLCAPYGPGFSECSCAENFYGYKCLRQGDFPALVVFGPLAASTVVMSLLLWVTQRRKAKNQ, from the exons ATGAACATGAACGCTGTGTACAGCTGGGCAGAGATAATAGCGATTGTGTTGCTCTTCAATGTGTGTTTTAGCACAAGTTACCGACGGACTGAGACACAG CCGCAGGTTTGCGCGCTGTGCGGTGGATCCGTTAACAATACCGCAGTGGATCTGTTCTGCTCTTCGTCCGCGGGACGGATCAAGGGGAGATGTTGTCTGAAGAATAACAGCATAAGCGACCCTGAACGCATCATAGG GTTGGATCTATCTAATTGTTCTCTAACTCATGTGGACAATCTTCAGGGAGTGTCCACAGTTGTCATGAT AGACTTCTCCATCAATCCAATCGTCAACATCAGCGACACAGTATTTGAAGGGTTTGGTGACCTAAACTTCAT GATTTTACCACCACACGTTGCTTGTCCTGGAGGGAACACGTCTTGGGAAAAGGTGGAACTCAAAGAGGGAAAGCGTCTTTGTGAGGGGCAGAAAAACATGTGCAACCAGACTGGACATCTGT CGGTTTATTGTCCGGAAAACTCCCTCTGTGCCCCGTATGGCCCTGGCTTCAGTGAGTGCAGCTGTGCTGAAAACTTTTACGGATACAAGTGTCTGCGGCAG GGGGATTTCCCAGCACTTGTTGTGTTTGGACCTCTTGCAGCATCTACAGTCGTGATGTCCTTATTGCTGTGGGTCACGCAGAGACGGAAGGCCAAAAACCAATGA
- the atraid gene encoding all-trans retinoic acid-induced differentiation factor isoform X2, with protein MNMNAVYSWAEIIAIVLLFNVCFSTSYRRTETQPQVCALCGGSVNNTAVDLFCSSSAGRIKGRCCLKNNSISDPERIIGLDLSNCSLTHVDNLQGVSTVVMIDFSINPIVNISDTVFEGFGDLNFMILPPHVACPGGNTSWEKVELKEGKRLCEGQKNMCNQTGHLSVYCPENSLCAPYGPGFSECSCAENFYGYKCLRQHLQS; from the exons ATGAACATGAACGCTGTGTACAGCTGGGCAGAGATAATAGCGATTGTGTTGCTCTTCAATGTGTGTTTTAGCACAAGTTACCGACGGACTGAGACACAG CCGCAGGTTTGCGCGCTGTGCGGTGGATCCGTTAACAATACCGCAGTGGATCTGTTCTGCTCTTCGTCCGCGGGACGGATCAAGGGGAGATGTTGTCTGAAGAATAACAGCATAAGCGACCCTGAACGCATCATAGG GTTGGATCTATCTAATTGTTCTCTAACTCATGTGGACAATCTTCAGGGAGTGTCCACAGTTGTCATGAT AGACTTCTCCATCAATCCAATCGTCAACATCAGCGACACAGTATTTGAAGGGTTTGGTGACCTAAACTTCAT GATTTTACCACCACACGTTGCTTGTCCTGGAGGGAACACGTCTTGGGAAAAGGTGGAACTCAAAGAGGGAAAGCGTCTTTGTGAGGGGCAGAAAAACATGTGCAACCAGACTGGACATCTGT CGGTTTATTGTCCGGAAAACTCCCTCTGTGCCCCGTATGGCCCTGGCTTCAGTGAGTGCAGCTGTGCTGAAAACTTTTACGGATACAAGTGTCTGCGGCAG CATCTACAGTCGTGA